A window of Branchiostoma floridae strain S238N-H82 chromosome 9, Bfl_VNyyK, whole genome shotgun sequence genomic DNA:
CCACACCCTAAACTGTTGCCTAGTCAAAGTTGAGGCCCCACACCCTAAAAAGACGTCCCTTTACCCATTTTTACCTACTTTTTTTGCAGAGTTCCGTGAGGCGTTCAGCGCGATAGACCAGGATGGTGACGGGGTGATTAGGTCGAAGGAGCTGGGGAAGCTGATGCGGGCCATGGGGGAGAACCCCACCGAGCAGGAGGTGGAGGAGATAGTTGTGCAGCTGGACCTGGACGGTCAGTTACTGTTTCTACCTCAATACTTACTTTTTCTCCCTCCGTGAAAACGGAGAGATTGGATAGTGgagttgtttgtgtgtttgtttgtttgtttgcttgcttgtctTTGTGTATGTTCTCATTTATGATTGCATAGTGGCAGTCTGTAAGGATGTAAGGAGGACATTGTAGAATAGGATACATGTTTTCCTGTGGTTGTTGATTTGTTCGCAAGTATGCTGAACTTTATATACTGAATTGATCTCTTATCTGTGTTGCTATTGAGTACTTGTTTTATTCTTCTTTTTATTCAGAAATACATGCATCATGCAAAATTTTACTGAAATTATTATCAATCGCAACCTATTCGACCCGTTATATATGCCCACATCCACCTTGTTGATAGCTAGCAATGTTTAACAGAAAATTCCTTTGAACTAGCTTGATGTCGAACTATAACCATGCTAAATCCACTAGTGCGCGAGTACGTCTTCCCTGGTCATATTCAATGCGCTCCAAATGGAAGTCGAGTTTGATAGTTTTTATTGAACGTTATTGTCTTTCTTAGAAAACTATACATCGTAACAATATGTTTCCTTGTCACAGGTGATGGAACTATCGATTTCCCAGAATTCCTCAACGTCATGGTGAAGAGGCTGTTCGCATCGGAGGATCAGAATGAGTGGCTGAGGAGCGCTTTCCGTGCCTTCGACATGGACGGCAGTGGATACATCAGGTGCTTACTTTGTCTTTATTTCCTCTGAATGGAAATTATAGTAGTAATACTATTGAAAATAGATCCTTCTTTAAAAGAGAGTCCGTGAGGCTCGAGGAAGTAGCCTCTTCCACGGACTGACCGTAATTTCTGATAAACGGCTTTCTCTACCAACTCTGAACTGTAATTCCTAGCTGCCACTTTTTTGTAGTCATCTTCCCATTCGCTCTATATCAATCTGATGATACTGTATACAAATACTAATGCAAATACGGACACTCACCAACACAAACAGACGCAACAAAACATACTTACACATGTTCAATAAGTTCTTAGATTTTTTTCGGAAGACGTATTTCCTTAATTTGAGTCATTGAATTTAGGTAATAGGTTTGTTATGTGTTAACGATGTATAATGTAATTCTCCAGCCTTCCCGAGCTTGAGCACGTGATGACTGAGATGTGCGACAACATCACAGACGACGAAATCAAAGAGATGTTTGACCTGTTCGACGTCAACAAGGACGGCAGGCTGAGCTTCCAA
This region includes:
- the LOC118422677 gene encoding calmodulin-A-like: MAAEPKVNVRVKPEDFARMTKKLTHEQIMEFREAFSAIDQDGDGVIRSKELGKLMRAMGENPTEQEVEEIVVQLDLDGDGTIDFPEFLNVMVKRLFASEDQNEWLRSAFRAFDMDGSGYISLPELEHVMTEMCDNITDDEIKEMFDLFDVNKDGRLSFQEFSTILRLDDDQSWGLTTSK